A stretch of [Clostridium] scindens DNA encodes these proteins:
- a CDS encoding DHH family phosphoesterase, which yields MSEKQKENGKVHLKGQLRLYMQWPAVMALLLVAMNIWIYRIDRRAGSLMFVFVLIYIMMVGILYLYSKSIIMKDLVEFAAQYGIVQNTLLKELAVPYAILLDDGKAIWMNNQFQEILGGKPKGESYISKYIPELNKSIFPKEVNDTVEMDVYYEDREYKAELRRVSVEGFSDMEQLLEMPMEKEYFIAVYLRDVTELNRYIKQAEEQRLIAGLIYIDNYDEVMSSVEEVRQSLLVALVDRKINQYIAKVDGIVKKMENDKYFIVFKKQYFKQLEEDKFSLLEDVKSVNIGNGIPATLSIGLGLSCDAYAQSYNYARVAIDLALARGGDQAVIKDGKGITYYGGKREQTSKNTRVKARVKAEALREFITVKDKIFVMGHKLTDVDALGAAIGIYRAAASLEKKAYIVINEVSASLRPLYESFVRDPSYPDDLFLNSSQAIDLADENSMVVVVDTNRPQMTECEELLKKSKTIVVLDHHRQSSDNIDNALLSYIEPYASSACEMVSEVLQYIVDDIKIPKIEASSLYAGIMIDTNNFVNRTGVRTFEAAAFLRRCGADITLVRKMFRDDMESYRAKAEIISSAEVYLEKFAIARGENLHIESPTIIGAQAANELLDINEVKASFVLTEYNGKIYISARSIDEVNVQIIMERLGGGGHMNASGAQFNHTDMEEAVASLKQVINDMTEGGDI from the coding sequence ATGTCAGAAAAGCAAAAAGAGAATGGAAAAGTGCATTTGAAAGGACAATTAAGGCTGTACATGCAGTGGCCCGCGGTCATGGCGCTTCTGCTTGTGGCTATGAATATCTGGATCTACCGGATCGATCGTCGCGCTGGATCCCTGATGTTCGTATTTGTCCTGATTTATATTATGATGGTGGGCATTCTGTATCTGTATAGCAAGTCCATTATTATGAAAGATTTGGTAGAGTTCGCCGCCCAGTATGGGATCGTGCAGAATACGCTGCTCAAGGAGCTGGCCGTACCCTATGCCATTCTGCTGGATGACGGGAAAGCCATCTGGATGAATAACCAGTTTCAGGAGATACTGGGAGGAAAGCCCAAGGGAGAATCTTACATCAGCAAGTATATACCGGAATTGAATAAAAGCATCTTTCCAAAAGAAGTGAATGATACGGTAGAGATGGATGTCTATTACGAGGACCGGGAGTATAAGGCGGAACTTCGCAGGGTATCCGTGGAGGGATTCAGCGATATGGAACAGCTGCTGGAGATGCCGATGGAGAAGGAATACTTTATCGCCGTATACTTAAGGGATGTGACGGAACTGAACCGTTATATCAAGCAGGCGGAAGAGCAGCGGCTGATTGCGGGACTGATCTATATCGATAACTATGATGAGGTCATGAGCAGCGTGGAAGAGGTGCGCCAATCTCTTCTGGTGGCTTTGGTGGACCGGAAGATCAACCAGTATATCGCCAAGGTGGACGGCATCGTTAAGAAGATGGAGAATGATAAGTACTTCATCGTCTTTAAGAAGCAGTATTTTAAGCAGCTGGAGGAGGATAAGTTCTCTCTGCTTGAGGACGTAAAATCCGTCAATATCGGAAATGGAATTCCGGCAACGCTGAGTATTGGCCTTGGCCTAAGCTGCGACGCCTATGCCCAGAGTTATAACTATGCCCGTGTGGCGATCGATCTGGCGCTGGCAAGAGGCGGAGATCAGGCAGTCATTAAGGATGGAAAGGGCATTACCTATTATGGAGGAAAGCGCGAGCAGACTTCCAAGAATACCCGCGTGAAAGCCCGTGTAAAGGCAGAAGCCCTGCGGGAGTTCATCACGGTCAAGGATAAGATCTTCGTGATGGGCCATAAGCTTACGGATGTGGACGCGCTGGGAGCTGCCATCGGAATCTACCGGGCGGCGGCGTCTCTGGAGAAGAAGGCTTACATCGTCATCAACGAGGTGTCCGCGTCCCTGCGCCCTCTGTATGAAAGTTTCGTGCGGGATCCGTCCTATCCGGACGATCTGTTCCTCAACTCGTCCCAGGCCATTGATCTGGCCGACGAGAATTCTATGGTGGTGGTGGTAGACACGAACCGCCCTCAGATGACGGAGTGCGAGGAACTTTTGAAAAAGTCCAAGACGATCGTGGTACTGGATCATCACAGGCAGAGCAGCGACAACATCGATAATGCGCTGCTGTCTTACATCGAGCCGTACGCGTCCTCAGCCTGCGAGATGGTATCAGAGGTACTGCAGTATATCGTGGATGATATTAAGATTCCAAAGATTGAGGCCAGCAGTCTTTATGCCGGCATCATGATCGATACCAATAATTTCGTGAACCGTACAGGCGTGCGGACATTCGAGGCGGCAGCGTTCCTGCGCCGCTGCGGAGCGGATATCACGCTGGTTCGAAAGATGTTCAGGGATGATATGGAGTCTTACCGTGCCAAGGCCGAGATTATCAGCAGCGCGGAAGTTTATCTTGAGAAGTTTGCTATCGCAAGAGGCGAGAATCTTCATATAGAAAGCCCTACGATCATAGGGGCCCAGGCGGCCAATGAATTGCTGGATATTAATGAAGTCAAGGCAAGTTTTGTGCTGACGGAGTACAATGGGAAGATTTATATCAGTGCCCGCTCTATCGACGAGGTGAATGTCCAGATTATTATGGAGCGGCTCGGAGGCGGAGGCCATATGAACGCGTCTGGCGCGCAGTTCAATCATACGGATATGGAGGAAGCCGTGGCATCTTTGAAACAAGTAATCAATGATATGACAGAAGGAGGAGACATCTAG
- the rplI gene encoding 50S ribosomal protein L9: MKVILTEDVKSLGKKGEIVEVSDGYARNFILKKKKGLEANSKNLNDLKLKKANEDRIAQEQYEAAKELGKEIEAGKIEVSIKTGEGGKAFGSVSSKEIAAEVKSQMDLDIDKKKIQLKEPIKTLGTHTVSIRLHPKVTADLKVVVTEEA; this comes from the coding sequence ATGAAAGTAATATTGACAGAAGACGTAAAATCCCTTGGAAAGAAGGGTGAAATCGTAGAGGTAAGCGACGGTTACGCAAGAAACTTTATTTTAAAGAAGAAAAAGGGCCTGGAAGCCAATTCCAAGAATCTGAATGACCTGAAGCTTAAGAAGGCTAACGAAGACAGGATTGCCCAGGAGCAGTATGAAGCGGCAAAGGAATTGGGAAAAGAGATCGAGGCAGGAAAGATTGAAGTATCCATCAAGACGGGAGAAGGAGGCAAGGCATTTGGCTCTGTATCTTCCAAGGAAATCGCCGCGGAGGTTAAGTCACAGATGGATCTTGATATCGACAAGAAAAAAATACAGCTGAAAGAGCCAATCAAGACGCTGGGAACCCATACGGTATCCATAAGGCTGCACCCGAAAGTTACGGCAGACCTTAAGGTGGTCGTGACGGAAGAGGCTTAG
- the dnaB gene encoding replicative DNA helicase: MEEALIKRVMPHSVEAEQSVVGAMLMDKDAITTASEIISGNDFYQSAYGIIFDSMVELFNESKPVDLITLQERLKEKDVPAEVASLEFVKDLVTAVPTSANVKYYAQIVADKSMMRKLIKLNEEIANTCYAGKESLEAVLEKTEKAVFDLLQKRNTGEYVPIKQVVLNALDRIEKASKNKGTVTGIPTGFIDLDYKLSGLQPSDLVLVAARPSMGKTAFVLNIAQYMAFKKDKGVAIFSLEMSKEQLVNRLFSLESQVDAQALRTGNMKDSDWEKLIEGAGIIGKSNLIIDDTPGISVSELRSKCRKYKLEHGLDIVIIDYLQLMTGSVGKNSESRQQEISEISRSLKGLARELNVPVVALSQLSRAVESRPDKRPMLSDLRESGAIEQDADVVMFIYRDEYYNKDSEFKKQAEIIIAKQRNGPVGTVNLAWLGEYTKFANLSRQE, translated from the coding sequence ATGGAAGAGGCGCTCATTAAAAGAGTAATGCCACACAGCGTAGAGGCGGAGCAGTCCGTCGTAGGCGCGATGCTGATGGATAAGGATGCGATTACTACGGCGTCTGAGATTATCTCCGGCAACGACTTTTATCAGAGTGCCTATGGAATTATCTTTGATTCCATGGTGGAACTATTCAATGAAAGCAAGCCGGTGGACTTGATCACGCTGCAGGAGAGGCTGAAGGAGAAGGACGTCCCGGCAGAAGTCGCCAGCCTGGAATTCGTCAAGGATCTGGTGACTGCCGTGCCTACGTCGGCGAATGTAAAGTACTATGCGCAGATCGTGGCGGACAAGTCCATGATGCGCAAGTTGATCAAGTTAAATGAAGAGATCGCGAATACCTGCTATGCGGGAAAGGAATCCCTGGAGGCAGTGCTTGAGAAGACAGAAAAAGCAGTGTTCGATCTGCTGCAGAAGCGTAACACAGGCGAATATGTTCCCATCAAGCAAGTCGTGCTCAATGCCCTGGACAGGATCGAGAAGGCATCCAAGAATAAGGGAACGGTTACCGGAATCCCTACCGGGTTCATCGACCTGGACTACAAGCTCTCGGGGCTGCAGCCCTCAGATCTGGTTCTGGTGGCAGCCAGGCCGTCTATGGGAAAGACCGCGTTTGTCCTTAACATCGCCCAGTATATGGCGTTTAAGAAGGATAAAGGCGTTGCGATCTTCAGTCTTGAGATGTCGAAGGAGCAGCTGGTGAATCGTCTGTTCTCCCTGGAATCCCAGGTAGATGCCCAGGCCTTAAGGACCGGCAATATGAAGGATTCAGACTGGGAGAAACTGATAGAAGGTGCAGGAATCATCGGCAAATCCAACCTGATCATCGATGACACGCCGGGCATCTCGGTGTCCGAACTGCGGTCCAAGTGCAGGAAGTATAAGCTGGAGCACGGGCTGGATATTGTCATCATCGACTACCTGCAGTTGATGACGGGTAGCGTGGGCAAGAATTCCGAGTCCAGGCAGCAGGAGATCTCAGAGATCTCCCGTTCTCTAAAAGGACTGGCGAGAGAGTTGAATGTACCGGTGGTAGCGCTGTCCCAGCTTAGCCGTGCGGTGGAGTCCAGGCCGGATAAGCGGCCCATGCTGTCAGACTTGAGAGAGTCGGGGGCCATCGAGCAGGACGCCGACGTAGTTATGTTTATATACAGGGACGAGTATTATAATAAAGATTCAGAATTTAAGAAGCAGGCGGAGATTATCATTGCAAAACAAAGAAACGGCCCTGTAGGGACCGTTAATCTGGCTTGGCTTGGCGAATACACGAAGTTTGCCAACCTAAGCAGGCAAGAATAA
- a CDS encoding DUF362 domain-containing protein, with amino-acid sequence MAHVISDECVSCGACEAECPVGAISQGADHFEIDADACVDCGACAAQCPTGAISQG; translated from the coding sequence ATGGCACACGTAATTAGTGATGAGTGCGTAAGCTGTGGAGCTTGCGAGGCAGAATGTCCAGTTGGAGCAATCTCTCAGGGAGCAGATCATTTCGAGATCGATGCTGACGCTTGTGTTGACTGTGGCGCTTGCGCTGCTCAGTGTCCTACAGGAGCAATCTCTCAGGGCTAG
- a CDS encoding substrate-binding domain-containing protein, with amino-acid sequence MKKRSSIIAILLCAAMLTCACAARSDDKIEEPVQAEKQKVKVKEYQGKLDIIEPGAYNNVNGLNLEPGSYISVIGKADGGQFWDEVKKGVDQAAKDINEYLGYEGKDKVKVTYSGPAAADNVDEQVNILDEELARYPVALGISMADAKACEVQFDLAAESDIPIVAFDSGSDYQGLMATVATDNTAASKEAASRLAEIMKETGKVIIFAHDSKSKAAIDRENAFKEEMQQNHPGIAIGDVYHLDQLADLQKKVAEEINAGTYKKGGEATGVKLEEQDEVTPDSITEDDVVDYVLAKNPDAKGCFATNSDAMKVALNGLNRMEEEDIALVGFDADKEELKALSDGEIDGLIVQNPFGMGYATVIAAARAALKMGNEAVVDTGYTWVTKKNLKDENVAKMLY; translated from the coding sequence ATGAAAAAGAGAAGTAGTATCATAGCCATTTTATTGTGTGCAGCGATGCTTACATGTGCATGCGCGGCTCGCAGTGACGATAAAATAGAGGAGCCTGTACAGGCAGAGAAGCAGAAAGTAAAAGTGAAGGAATACCAGGGGAAGCTGGATATCATAGAGCCGGGCGCATATAATAACGTGAACGGCCTGAATCTGGAGCCCGGCTCCTATATCTCCGTGATCGGCAAGGCTGACGGCGGACAGTTCTGGGACGAAGTGAAAAAGGGCGTGGACCAGGCGGCGAAGGATATCAATGAATATCTGGGGTACGAGGGCAAAGACAAGGTGAAAGTGACCTATAGCGGCCCGGCAGCGGCAGATAATGTGGATGAGCAGGTCAATATCCTGGATGAGGAACTGGCGAGATATCCGGTGGCTCTTGGCATATCCATGGCAGATGCCAAGGCGTGCGAGGTACAGTTTGACCTTGCGGCGGAGAGCGATATCCCGATCGTGGCTTTTGATTCCGGGAGCGACTACCAGGGACTTATGGCCACAGTCGCCACCGACAATACGGCGGCATCCAAGGAAGCGGCATCCAGGCTTGCGGAGATTATGAAGGAAACCGGAAAAGTCATCATCTTTGCCCACGATTCAAAATCCAAGGCCGCGATTGACCGGGAGAATGCATTTAAGGAAGAGATGCAGCAGAACCATCCAGGCATTGCCATTGGCGACGTCTACCATCTGGACCAGCTGGCAGACCTGCAGAAAAAGGTGGCAGAAGAGATCAACGCAGGAACCTACAAGAAGGGCGGCGAGGCTACAGGCGTGAAGTTGGAAGAGCAGGATGAAGTCACGCCGGACAGCATTACGGAAGACGACGTGGTTGATTACGTGCTGGCTAAGAATCCGGATGCGAAGGGCTGCTTTGCTACCAACAGCGATGCGATGAAAGTGGCGCTTAATGGCTTGAACCGCATGGAAGAGGAAGATATCGCGCTCGTGGGATTTGACGCGGATAAAGAAGAACTAAAGGCTCTCTCAGATGGGGAGATTGACGGCCTGATCGTCCAGAATCCATTTGGCATGGGCTATGCGACCGTCATAGCAGCCGCAAGGGCAGCCCTGAAAATGGGGAACGAAGCGGTCGTGGACACAGGTTATACCTGGGTGACAAAGAAGAACCTGAAAGACGAGAATGTAGCGAAGATGCTGTATTAG
- a CDS encoding sensor histidine kinase codes for MRSTLYLKFIIMYIIFGFLSLFTVATLTAGLTSGPLKENVSSSMYREASLVAADYLPKYFTGQITASDVHLQLTGIESQLGASVWFVDRNGEVISSAQSETYPLSPAVIEDFDPAEGGGSQYQIGTYHDMFKEDVITVVAPVVYGYSPNGYLLIHKYVSDLEDVQKILMQAAYITLIVIFLLSFIILLGFQFFVYRPLRKITEAATQYATGNLDYEIPVDTEDEMGYLSASLNYMSSQLKDMEDYQKKFVANVSHDFRSPLTSIKGYVEAMTDGTIPPEMHEKYLKIILFETERLTDLTQDLLTLNEFDTKNILLTKEVFDIHEMIKNVAAAFEGTCTQKKISIELLFATKYLNVTADKRKIQQVLYNLLDNAIKFSETDSTVTIETTERGDKIYTSVKDYGIGIPRNALNKIWERFYKTDLSRGKDKKGTGLGLAIVKEAIQAHGENINVVSTEGVGTEFIFSLPKA; via the coding sequence ATGCGCAGCACTTTATATCTAAAATTCATCATCATGTATATCATATTCGGCTTTCTCAGCCTCTTTACCGTTGCCACGCTGACGGCCGGACTGACGAGCGGCCCGTTAAAGGAAAATGTCTCTTCCAGCATGTACCGGGAGGCCAGCCTGGTGGCCGCGGATTATCTGCCCAAATATTTTACCGGCCAGATAACCGCCTCCGACGTCCATCTGCAGTTGACAGGAATCGAGTCCCAGTTAGGCGCATCCGTCTGGTTCGTGGATCGCAACGGAGAGGTTATTAGTTCTGCCCAGTCAGAGACCTATCCTCTCTCCCCTGCCGTCATCGAGGACTTTGACCCGGCAGAGGGCGGAGGCTCCCAGTACCAGATAGGCACTTATCACGATATGTTCAAGGAAGACGTCATCACCGTCGTTGCGCCTGTCGTATACGGCTATTCCCCCAATGGCTATCTGCTGATCCACAAGTATGTATCCGACTTGGAAGATGTTCAGAAGATTCTCATGCAGGCAGCCTACATAACGCTGATCGTCATCTTCCTGCTGTCCTTTATCATCCTTCTGGGATTCCAGTTCTTCGTATACCGGCCCCTGCGCAAGATTACGGAGGCTGCTACCCAGTATGCCACAGGCAATCTGGATTACGAGATCCCCGTAGATACGGAGGACGAGATGGGCTACCTGTCTGCCTCTTTAAACTACATGTCCTCCCAGTTGAAAGATATGGAAGACTACCAGAAGAAGTTTGTAGCCAACGTATCCCATGACTTCCGCTCTCCTCTCACTTCCATCAAGGGGTATGTAGAAGCCATGACGGACGGAACCATACCGCCGGAAATGCATGAAAAATACCTGAAGATCATCCTCTTTGAGACAGAGCGGCTGACAGACCTGACCCAGGATCTCCTGACCCTGAACGAATTTGATACGAAAAATATTCTTCTGACCAAGGAAGTTTTTGATATTCATGAGATGATCAAGAACGTGGCCGCTGCCTTCGAAGGCACCTGCACGCAGAAGAAAATATCCATAGAATTACTATTTGCCACCAAGTACTTAAACGTGACTGCCGACAAGCGCAAGATCCAGCAAGTCCTCTACAACCTGCTGGACAATGCCATCAAATTCAGCGAGACGGATTCCACCGTCACCATCGAGACCACGGAGCGAGGCGACAAGATCTATACCTCCGTCAAGGATTACGGCATCGGAATCCCAAGAAACGCGCTGAATAAGATCTGGGAACGTTTCTACAAGACCGATCTCTCCCGGGGCAAGGACAAAAAGGGAACCGGGCTGGGACTGGCCATCGTCAAAGAAGCCATACAGGCCCATGGGGAAAATATCAATGTCGTGAGCACGGAAGGCGTGGGGACAGAGTTTATTTTCTCGCTGCCGAAGGCTTGA
- a CDS encoding response regulator transcription factor: MVNKQKILIVDDDENIAELISLYLTKECFDTMMVHDGEKALIAYDTYQPNLILLDLMLPGIDGYQVCREIRAKSNVPIIMLSAKGEVFDKVLGLELGADDYMMKPFDSKELVARVKAVLRRYQAIPKPEIPGEDKGKCVEYPGITINLTNYSVIVDGVTVDMPPKELELLYFLAASPNQVFTREQLLDQIWGYEYIGDTRTVDVHIKRLREKIKDHSDWSLSTVWGIGYKFEVK; this comes from the coding sequence ATGGTAAATAAGCAGAAAATATTAATTGTGGACGACGACGAGAACATTGCCGAGCTCATCTCATTGTATCTTACCAAGGAATGTTTTGATACGATGATGGTCCACGACGGGGAAAAGGCCTTGATTGCCTACGACACTTACCAGCCCAACCTGATTCTTCTGGACCTGATGCTTCCGGGCATCGACGGCTATCAGGTATGCCGGGAGATCCGGGCCAAGTCCAATGTGCCTATCATCATGCTTTCCGCCAAAGGAGAGGTATTTGACAAGGTGCTGGGACTGGAACTGGGGGCTGACGACTATATGATGAAGCCTTTTGATTCCAAGGAACTGGTAGCCAGGGTGAAGGCGGTCCTTCGCCGCTACCAGGCAATCCCTAAGCCGGAGATTCCGGGCGAGGATAAGGGAAAATGCGTGGAATATCCGGGAATCACCATCAATCTTACCAACTACTCTGTCATCGTGGACGGAGTAACGGTAGATATGCCGCCAAAGGAACTGGAACTGCTGTATTTCCTTGCCGCCTCCCCCAACCAGGTCTTTACCAGGGAACAGCTTCTGGATCAGATCTGGGGCTATGAATACATCGGAGATACGCGTACGGTGGACGTACATATCAAACGTCTCCGTGAGAAGATCAAGGATCACAGCGACTGGAGCCTGAGCACCGTCTGGGGCATTGGTTATAAATTTGAAGTCAAATAG
- a CDS encoding endonuclease MutS2, with product MNKKTLTKLEYNKIIELLTEQASSFSGKERCRKLKPMISLPDIQSAQEETAAAFTRIVKKGRPSFSGCHPVGDSLKRLEVGAALGSGELLRICKLLETAGRVKSYGRHETSDESEDCLDALFQQLEPVAPLSAEIRRCILDEDEISDDASPALKHIRRSMGQINDKVHATLSGLVNGSLRTYLQDPIITMRGDRYCIPVKAEYRSQVQGLIHDQSSTGSTLFIEPMSVVKLNNDLKELYGKEQEEIQVILARLSVDVAEYIDAIRTDYSVLTELDFIFARGILALDMNASMPLFNTDGRIYIREGRHPLLDKKKVVPITVMLGDAFDLLIITGPNTGGKTVSLKTVGLFTLMGQAGLHIPALDRSELAVFHDVYADIGDEQSIEQSLSTFSSHMTNIVSFLKQVDERSLVLFDELGAGTDPTEGAALAIAILNHLHGRGIRTMATTHYSELKVYALSTPGVENACCEFDLETLRPTYHLLIGIPGKSNAFAIAGKLGLPDYIIEEARTHLTEQDESFEDLLTDLETSKRTIQKEQEEIAAYRRELERLKAETKEKQEKLEAQRERILREANEKAHSILADAKETADETMRNFRKFGKESISAAEMEKERERLRKKMDAARSGMKMEPQKPRKQHKPGDFKLGESVKVLSINLTGSVTSLPDSKGNVTVQMGILRSQVHISDLEIIEEKPSYTAKQMQKTGKGKLKMGKSFSVSPEINLLGKTVDEAVAELDKYLDDASLAHLSTVRVVHGKGTGALRSGIHSYLKRQKHVKSFRLGAFGEGDAGVTIVELK from the coding sequence ATGAATAAAAAAACATTGACAAAACTTGAATACAACAAAATAATTGAACTCTTAACAGAACAGGCTTCTTCCTTCAGCGGCAAAGAACGCTGCCGGAAGTTAAAGCCTATGATATCTTTACCAGACATTCAGTCTGCCCAGGAGGAAACCGCCGCCGCATTTACGCGGATCGTCAAGAAGGGCAGGCCTTCTTTTAGTGGATGCCATCCGGTGGGAGACTCTCTGAAGCGTCTGGAGGTGGGCGCCGCTCTTGGAAGCGGCGAATTGCTCCGCATCTGCAAATTGCTGGAAACCGCGGGGCGCGTTAAATCTTATGGAAGGCACGAGACCAGCGATGAGTCCGAGGACTGCCTGGATGCGCTGTTCCAGCAGTTGGAGCCGGTGGCTCCTTTGTCCGCCGAGATCCGGCGGTGCATCCTGGACGAGGATGAGATCAGCGACGACGCAAGCCCGGCGCTTAAGCACATCCGCCGTTCCATGGGCCAGATCAACGACAAGGTGCACGCCACCCTATCCGGGCTGGTAAACGGGTCTTTGCGCACGTATCTGCAGGATCCCATCATTACCATGCGCGGCGACCGCTATTGCATCCCGGTAAAGGCGGAGTACCGAAGCCAGGTCCAGGGACTGATCCACGACCAGTCTTCTACCGGCTCTACGCTTTTTATCGAGCCGATGTCCGTGGTCAAGTTAAACAATGACTTGAAGGAACTCTACGGCAAGGAGCAGGAAGAGATCCAGGTAATCCTGGCACGTCTCAGCGTGGACGTGGCTGAATATATTGATGCGATCCGGACGGATTACTCCGTTCTTACGGAATTAGACTTTATCTTCGCGCGGGGAATCCTTGCGCTGGATATGAATGCCTCCATGCCCCTCTTTAACACGGACGGGCGCATCTATATCCGCGAGGGACGCCATCCCCTTCTGGATAAGAAGAAGGTGGTTCCGATCACCGTCATGCTGGGTGATGCCTTTGATCTTTTAATCATCACCGGCCCCAACACCGGCGGCAAGACCGTCTCTTTAAAGACGGTTGGCCTCTTTACGCTGATGGGCCAGGCGGGGCTTCACATCCCTGCGCTGGACCGCTCCGAACTGGCCGTATTCCATGACGTTTATGCAGATATCGGGGATGAGCAGAGTATCGAGCAGAGCCTCAGTACCTTCTCTTCCCATATGACCAATATCGTCTCCTTCTTAAAGCAGGTGGATGAGCGCTCCCTGGTTCTGTTTGACGAACTGGGTGCAGGAACCGACCCTACCGAGGGCGCCGCTCTTGCCATCGCCATATTGAACCATCTGCATGGGAGAGGTATCCGCACGATGGCAACCACCCACTACAGCGAGTTGAAGGTCTACGCCCTGTCCACTCCTGGCGTGGAAAATGCCTGCTGCGAGTTTGACCTGGAGACCCTGCGGCCCACCTACCATCTGTTGATCGGCATTCCCGGCAAGAGTAATGCATTTGCCATCGCAGGCAAGTTAGGGCTGCCCGACTATATCATCGAGGAGGCCAGGACCCATCTGACGGAGCAGGATGAATCCTTTGAGGATCTGCTGACAGATCTTGAGACCAGCAAGCGGACGATCCAGAAAGAGCAGGAAGAGATTGCCGCATACCGCCGGGAACTGGAACGGCTCAAGGCCGAGACCAAGGAAAAGCAGGAGAAGCTGGAAGCCCAGCGCGAACGGATTCTGCGGGAGGCCAACGAAAAGGCACACTCTATTCTTGCGGACGCCAAAGAGACGGCCGACGAGACCATGCGCAATTTCCGCAAGTTTGGCAAGGAAAGCATATCCGCAGCAGAGATGGAGAAGGAGCGGGAACGTCTCCGCAAGAAGATGGACGCAGCCCGTTCCGGCATGAAGATGGAGCCCCAGAAGCCGCGCAAGCAGCATAAGCCCGGCGACTTCAAGCTTGGCGAATCCGTCAAGGTCTTAAGCATTAATCTGACGGGATCTGTTACTTCCCTCCCGGATTCTAAGGGAAATGTAACCGTCCAGATGGGCATCCTGCGTTCCCAGGTCCATATTTCTGACTTGGAGATTATTGAGGAGAAGCCTTCCTACACTGCCAAGCAGATGCAAAAGACGGGAAAAGGCAAGTTAAAGATGGGCAAATCCTTCTCCGTAAGCCCTGAGATCAATCTTCTGGGCAAGACGGTGGATGAAGCCGTAGCAGAACTGGATAAATATCTGGATGACGCAAGCCTTGCGCACCTGTCCACGGTCCGCGTGGTTCACGGCAAGGGCACCGGCGCCCTCCGATCCGGAATCCACAGTTATCTCAAACGGCAGAAGCACGTCAAGTCCTTCCGGCTGGGCGCATTTGGGGAAGGCGATGCCGGCGTGACCATTGTAGAACTAAAGTAG